The nucleotide sequence TTCTGTCATATGATTGTTACAAGGATGAGATGAGTAACGCAGGGGAGAGCGTATGGATCACGTCCTGATGTGCAGTACACATTCGGCATATGTTAGTCATTTTAAACCAAAATACTCTGACAACTTCCAGCTTTAATCAATTCTTTGTGCAAACTTTGTTTACAGTGTTTCTAGTGACAGCTTTACTAATCACaatatattttctccaagtttgGTTGTAGTTGTCAATGATACTGTCACATCCTTAGCCCACCGGTAACCTCAAGAGGAAGagtaacaaaacaaatggaattttcttgttttatgtggAGTGTCATACTTCCTGTTTGTGGAATTCTCCGGACTTTGCTTCCTTGACCGTGTAGTCTTACATACATAATAAACTAAAGAAATGGGACTAATGaggtttttctctcttccttaggAAGACTATGATCGTCTGAGGCCTTTATCTTATCCAATGACCGATGTCTTCCTTATATGCTTCTCTGTGGTAAATCCAGCCTCGTTTCAAAATGTGAAAGAGGAGTGGGTACCCGAACTTAAGGAATACGCACCAAACGTACCCTTTTTATTAATAGGAACTCAGGTATGTCTGCTTTGATTTTACCCATTGAAGAAGAGTCTCTGGCATATCTTGTGGGGTTGCTCTCAAATGGTACTAAAGTTTAGCCAATGATAATGCACGTTGAATCTCAGCTGCAAGTTATAATACATTCtatttattgtagaaaaataagaatttgggaAAAGTAGTGCCAAAGGAAAGCAATCATACTAGTTGGGGTTTTAGAAGTGAAGTTCTCTTTTTTACTCTCTTCTTGATATGTGGGGATTAAATGGGACTACAGGCTTTATCTTTAAAGACTTGTAACATTATGGGACATATTGAACTTTCTTGATTAGATTGATCTCCGAGATGACCCCAAAACTTTAGCAAGACTGAATGATATGAAAGAAAAACCCATTTGTGTGGAACAAGGACAGAAACTAGCAAAAGAGGTAATAGAACCTTCACGGaacttaaaaatgaatgtaaggggcgcccgggtgtctcagtgagttgagcgtctgacttcggctcaggtcacgatctcacagctcgtgagttcaagtcccacgtcgggctctgtgctgacagctcagagcctggagcctgcttcagagtctgtgtctccctctctctctgcccctgccccacttgctctgtctctgtctctctctctcaaaaataaaaacaaaaacaaaaaaataaaaataaaagtgaatgtaAGACAAGCTTCGGTAATAATAGAAGCTAACATTGTGCGtttgctgtatgccaggcactgtgctgagtgctttacatgcattatctcatgtaatccttgCACCTCCTCGGGTAGGTCTGACCAGTTCCCTATTTACAGAAGGGAAAACGGGCGTGGCGATGTCAGATAACTTGTCCAGTCCCATAGCTAATAAATGGCGGAGCTGGAGTGCGGGGAAGGCCTGATTGCAGAGCCCAGGCTCTTACACCTGCACGACGCTGCCAGCAGTATTTTCCTAGTAAGTCACGTGTAGAAAGAGGCATCAAAAAAAGCCCTTTTTAATCACTTAAACATTTGCACTGCGCCAACGCAGGCTCTGTCTTTGGTTAAGACGCATGGAGTAAGTGCGTGTGGTGTGGCACAGGATGAGTTTAAATCTgcagttaaaagcaaaaatgtatgaCTAGGTTTGAAAAGAAGCGTGTTGAATTTTCTTCCACCCTTTTATGAAAGATAGAGAACATTCGCATTCTAAAAAATATACAACTGTGTTGTGCACAATAACTTTTAACTTCTATTCTTCCTCTCCCCGAAGCTAGgcttactttttttctctgtttggcCCTAACATTATTGGATTCTATTTTTCAGATGTGACTTTAATAGGTCTTTTGTGGAAACAGAATCtaataaagtctttttaaatgtactatcaggaggcagaaaaaagcaagaaaactttTTGGAGGACAgtttttcctaaaacaaaaagacagataGCTTCACTGACAAATTGGTTTAGACATTCAGTGCTTGGCATATGGTAGGTAACCAGTAAATACTTGATGCAATAAATTTTCATAGAATAAGTGCGGAAGGATATATGCTTACTTTTGAAGTTAGCTATTCCTGGGTTTTACGACTAtgaatgatttcattctttctgcacggctgtgttttatcattttccttataATGGTGTGTTGCATCATACCAAATGTGTAAGAAAGATTTTATATGTTTGTggtgttttttcctctttcccagaTAGGAGCATGCTGTTATGTGGAATGTTCGGCTTTAACCCAGAAGGGACTGAAGACTGTTTTTGATGAGGCTATCATAGCCATTTTAACTCCAAAGaaacacacagtaaaaaaaagaataggatcaAGATGTATAAACTGTTGTTTGATTACGTGAGAAACATCTTCAGTGGCCAAGGAAACTGTCCATTTCTCTCAAAAAGCATATGAAATGCTACAGCTATACCCAGACATCTGATAATGAAGCGGtttaaaacttgaaagaaaaaaaaacccaaaaaaccctgTCCTCAGAATTCTATAAAATTCATTAAGAATGTTTCTTAAATAAGGTCCAAGAAGCAGCAAACAGCATCTGAAGCCACAATCtattataaatactttatttcaaCTAGAAGGTACAATCTCTCAGGGGTTTCATAGTTTAAAAAGCTACAATCACATCATGTTGTaactacataaaaacaaaaaacaaaaaaaacacaacagtgcTGTAAATGGAACTGCCTGGCTTAGACCATATACATTTCTGCACAGTCTTTATGGAATCTGCACaaagaaatatcttctccctttgctCCAATTAATTGTTCTTGTATGTAAGTTGCTTTCTATTCCAGTATATCCAGAGTGGTGAAATCACAAGGCCAGCCACGTAGCCAAAGGTCGCTCCAAGCGTACAGGAGATGGGCCATACCTGAGGAGAGAATGTATGAGATCAAAAAAGAACaactgttttattattacttGAGCACAAGTGTAacctaaatatttctatattaaagCTTAATGTGCTTTCTTAAAGAATGCCAAAAGTGTAATAAGGTCATAACTGCATTTATCACGAACActaaaaatgtacacatttttatgtgCATTCAGCTGTAACAAGGCATCTGGCGACTGTAGATTTAGTTTGATGCTCCCCAAACTGCATGAGATACATcctaaaattacaaattaaaattctggGTTAGACTTTGTCATAATCCTGGACTCGATATAGCTGTCTGAAGTAGTTGGcaattttgttctttaatttccaccttggcttatatatacaatgaaacgAGAAGTGTATGTTGACCAAAGTAGAAGAAAGTTGAATCTGTGCTAAAGAGAACAGACCTAGAATTCAAGCATGTTACATGGAATTTATAACAAAGCAACTTCCATAATAAAACTGATGTCACCTTTCAGACACAGGTATTGGAACCATAGCAGGAGTTCTAGAGCCACAACTTCAGTACACACCTAGAGCGTCAGTTAAATACTGGCTTCTAAATACCTATCTTCTCCAGCCATGTTACGTTTCGCACTATTACATCAAGCAAGCCAGAAGTGTAAATAATGTTGATTTCTTTCATCCACAAGCAGTGCATGCCGGTCCCTAGGTGAAAggccctgctttaaaaaaaattatgttcatcTGAGAAGCTTACTTGGTATACTGGAGCCATTTCTAATCTTTCTCTGGGGGATCAGGCCATAGAACTGTGTTAGAGGTGAACCATCTTAATTACTAGTTCTATAACCTAATTAAGCTTTCTTGTTTGGTCTGCTGTGGATCCGCCTTGTTCCAAGTGCCATGCAACAGACAATAGTGTTAGACAAAAAGTTTCCGTGTGAACAAATTAATGCGGTTCAGAGAAGCATAATCTAACCCATAAAATTTTCTCCAGTCTTTCCTACATTTAAACTTGCTGTTGACtaaattatgatttatttatgtctttggtGAGCTTCTGTTAATTTCCATGACTTGAGCTAATAGCTGTGTCTATTGCACAGATTGGGTAATGGAACACTAAACTTTTATACTTGAAAATGACAGCCTTAAATGCTCATTATCAGTCACAAATCTAGGATGTACTGTCTTGTATGTGAGCTttgtagagatttttaaaaatacaagcatCATCTTCCCCATTGAAGAGTGGAGAGTCTACTGGATAACTAGTCAGGAACTTTCTTTCTGAACTGGACAGTGGATGTCTTCCTTCTCCCAAGAAGTGATGGTTCACATTAAGTACCATGGCCTTATGTATGCTCAAATGGAATCCTTATGTACTTTCTCACTTAATTTGGGTCTATTAATTATTAGCTATttttagaactgaaaataatTGCATAAATCAATTAGTATATGAGTTAAGTTGTCCAACACATGGTATAAAGGAATTAAGACAGTAAAGTATTATACATTTCCAACTTGACTTTGGGGGTttgatggggattttttttttctcaaattcacCTCTGAAACTTTCCACACCTGGGTTTACTAGccagttaaaattaaaagctagaaTTTGTCCTGCCCCAAGAGAAATGGACTAGGAATCTGGAAACACAAACTCTGATGTCACCTCTGTTTcctgcctgggcctcagtttcctcatctataaacatGGGAGGTAGAACGAGAGGATCTCCAACATCTCTCCCATTTATCAACTCTtctgattctcttctttttttggacCTTACCTTTTCAGCTGCACATTCTTAAGATGGTAAAAATCCTGTACATAGATTATTAGAACTCTAAGCAAAGATGATTGTATCATCTGAACCTGAGGTGCCTTAGGTACTCTATTGACCTTGATGGGGTTTGGAGTTTCCCATTGCTTATTAAGAGCCTTTTCATTGCTTTGGTTCTTTAGGATTTCTTTTTGCACTCAATCCTTCCTGTCACTTTAACTAAAAACCAAAgatttgttttctattcataAGCAGATTATAGAAAAATTGCCTTATTTTCAGAAGCATGTCTTCATTAAAGACTTAAGTTTCAGTAGAAATTGAGACTAATCACTGGAACAACTAGTTCAAAGTAGTCAAATATCTgggaaataaaatacttcaaaaatatcTGACTGACATGAATTTTGCTAGTTAATGCAAATGCATTGCTTCAAATAAGGTCATGtatgaatgaatttaaaagaaacgtaccgttaatttttttttgcatataatcAATTCTAAAGTTCTCAAGAGTAATTTTAGGGGCTCCCTGAAATCTTATTTAATACTTTGCTAACTTGTACCCTTTTTTTGTCTCTACAGATACATTTTAGGTTAGCCCATGTTGAATTATCTTATTTCTAATAAGTAGAGCCTGAATTAATGGTTTTTATTGTGAATTAGTTACTTTAGGCATTGCTTCCATTTGATTTCTAATTATTACTTTTAAGTACCAAATTAAATACTGGTTTGTTGGTTGTTGCTTTTTAAGTGATTGTTACTTTAACAGTGTCCCATTTTAACACATGgggttataaataaaataatatgcataGTTTACTATCTATGTAAAGCATTGAACTTCTTaccttagtttttatttaacaCCCAATGTAAACATTTGGGATAATACTCATTCCTCTGTTTCTCATGCTGTGAGTCTAATCACCAGCCAAGTGTGAGCACCTGCACTTTGTTAAAAAGCGCATTGTCAAAGTGTAGACAGAATAATAATCCCTCGTGAATCCCAGCCAGATTCCAATTTGGGTCACTTCTACTTGAATCACTCTGTAATTTCAGTATGGCTCTTTGTTTCCAAACACGTACATACACAGTCACACGCACATTCTTTAAACAGCTGCCTACCGCACCTCCGGTGGAATGCCAAAGATGAAATATTAGCTTAAAAGTTTTGTCTAATGAGGGGCGAGGGCTTAGAACACTTGCTATCTATTCAGTTCTCAAGAAATCCAAGCCATCAGCAAGTTAAAATGTTGGACTGGCTTTGAAGACTGTTTGCTAGTGATGGATCAGGTTTTCCTGCTTGACTTTCCTGAAATAAGTAGCCCTTAActctaacacattttttttaaaggagaatttcTTCATTTAAGGGCAACCTTTCTGATTTTTTATCCCCAGGATAGGGAATGGCAAAAAAGAGCAGCTGAGTGGGAGGCTGCCCACTAAATCACCTTTCCTCTAAAGTCCTCATGATTGAATTTCCTACTAAGCTTCTtacaactgctttaaaaaatttaaaactacacaaTGGCAACAGATTTCATAATGACTTATCAAACTATCCCAGCTTCATCACACATTTTCCTactttgatcttggggtcttccATTTAAAACTGTGTACTTGTCTCACACACAGAGATGCTTCTGAAGTTTAACATTCATGCTACAAGCAGGCTTAAAACAACTGTGGTATCATCTACTGAACAGACAATCCAACCACAATGttatagacatttctccaaattatGGTCATCTGGGATAGCTATATAtaattatcttgttttgtttaaagaaaatagaaaactcaaagaCCTTCATGTAAAGAAAGTCATTCACAAGTGTTTGCCATGAAAATGACCACCTTCTTTTTATCCAGTTTTTTATAAAGTAACAAAATGTTTTAACcactaaatggaagaaaaaaatcctgttgcATGACAAAATTTAATGCAAGTGGGTAAAATGATTACAATTAACTGTTagaaaacctatttttaaaaataagtagctACATCACATGAACAAAGCATCTTGCTTAGAGTACTACTATTATCCTTTCTCTGAACCAAATGACTTTTTACTGTTTTTCCATCACTTAAACCAAAAAAGGTCAGTGTTTCCTTAAAATACTCAACATTAAGAAAGGCCTATATTACAGGGTCTAGGTACATGATATCAGCAATAAGTTGTGTTAacctcagaaataaaacaattccacCCTAATAAGCTAAAAAACAATTTCTCAGTAAGTACATATTTAACTTTGTATGTTTTCTCAGTTAAATCAATATTCTTGCTGGCTGAACGACATTTCAAAATTACACAAGCTTATTTCCACCTGAAGACCACACTGCTCTCTTCTGATCAGGCATTATTGATGTATCTATATAGTCTTGGGACTTTTCAAAGTATGCTCTAAGTGGTACAGAATGATTTAAGAACTCTAATTTTTGTATTAGACTgaatttgaatcttggctctgccatttattaaatATGGAACCCTGTGAAGTCACCTTACTTCGGTACCTTGGTTTCTCACCTGTGAAGTGAGGAACGTACCTCATCATAAAACCCACCTCACGGGGATTGCTGTAATGAGTAAACGACAGAATACACTATGTGGTACTTAGCACCATGCCtaaaacagtatctggcacatagtacatGTGAGCTATAAATTGCTAATAATCTTTTAGTTCATATTCCCAGTAGGCACATCTAAGTTGCCATTATAATCTAGAACACCATTTCCCCAAATACACAATCTCTGAAGCTGAtcctattaaaaaaatgcttcccAAAATTtgttaagtactttaaaaatattttttaaaaactacatcgAACTAAACTCATGTTTCCTTCTTGCCAAACATGATCCACAGGTTTTGTATGTATATGTCATATAATATCAGGGGCTCACAGACCCCCCACCTATGGACTCCTGGTGAAGAATCACTGTACTCGAACCTCACAAGTATTATTAACTGTTCTAGTCAGCCAAAGTAATACAGTGACCCTCTACATTTTGGTTCAGCATTTTAAGGATCAATTTCAGTAACGTAGATGGCATTTGTTATGTGATTTGAGagtaacttaaatatattttattataatctgCACAATAGTACTTAGGTTCCTTTAATACATATTAAATGCAAGTAGATTTTCACCCTTTTCCTGTCACCAAAATGGCGTCCACAGGTTTTGATGCCACCACGTGACAGCTAGTCGGGTAAGTCACTGACTATGGCAGTTTATGAGCTACCGCAGGTGTCCTAAAGTGATGATCAGGTATTTGAAATTAGAGgaggatttttttctgaaattagtttcagatattcaacagaagttttaaaataactgtacAAAAACATTaggccacttaaaaaaaatccttaatatttTGCTTAGGAGCTTTCTTTGGCTCTTCTGGGGAGTAAGCAGCACAGTCAGTGGGGTAGGAAAGGGCTATGCTGTGGAACCACTTCTAGCTGCATGGCCTTGGCCAGGTCGCTTACCATTGGAGCCTGAGTTTCCCAATGTGCAAAACAGGGATAATAGTACCTCTTGTACTTAAAACATGGGGCAATTGTACTATTTTAGAATCTGTCATGAAAGCTGTGAAGCACCATGCATTGGTATcactttgtatattatatgttttaacttgaaaaaattaaacttctatGATCACTGGGAcacctacctgggtggctcagtcggttaagcatctgactcttgatctcggctcaggtcatgatctcacagtttgtgggatagagccctacgctgggctttgcactgacagcacagagcctgcttaggattctctctccctctgtctctgcctctcccccactcacgtgcgcgcattctatttctctctcaaaataaataaactttattaaaaaaaaaccttatatgGTCACTAAGTATTTCTTAGGTAACTGACACTGCTAGGTAATAATTAGAAGTGGCAGTTTAGAACAAGTAAAATAGTTCATGAGCAATGTTATCCTGTGCTATAGGAACTATTCCCTTGCCTTGGTAATCCTCTTTAATACATGCCAATCTTCACATGAAATGTCTGGGGAGTAAAAGCTTACAGGAAAACTCTAAAAGCCATACAACACACTGCATTATATTAACCATATATAGCCTCATCTCAGAAATAGAAGGGCACATTTTGCTCCTGGCTGTCAGTTTTTGTAAACTTTAAGAAGCATAAGTacaaaaactgattttaaacCAACCACTGGTAGACGTGTGTGTCATTTGTAATAGTCTCATTCGAATGACTCCATTCACTCAAAACTACTGAGCCCCTACTATAAACCAAGCAGTTAAGTTGAAACTAAGATGATTTGattttggatatttaattttaacagtaaattcttaaaaatacgTGTTGCAACGGAACTGTAATCTTTAGAAAGGTATAGGATATCATAGATATCCTAGGGAAACTGATCTTTCTACAGATCAGAAAACCTAGAAACAGAACAACTCACAATCACTAGGATGACTGGCTCCTCCAGATAACAAAGTAAGATAAAACCCAGGGAGCTAGTTCTAAATTTCCCACAAGCTACCGTTTAATGTTTAGTTTATTGTGCTCATTTACCACAAATGTCCATTGGCATGACACAATTCATCTTTCAAAGCCT is from Panthera uncia isolate 11264 chromosome A3 unlocalized genomic scaffold, Puncia_PCG_1.0 HiC_scaffold_11, whole genome shotgun sequence and encodes:
- the RHOQ gene encoding rho-related GTP-binding protein RhoQ isoform X2; protein product: MAHGPGALMLKCVVVGDGAVGKTCLLMSYANDAFPEEYVPTVFDHYAVSVTVGGKQYLLGLYDTAGQEDYDRLRPLSYPMTDVFLICFSVVNPASFQNVKEEWVPELKEYAPNVPFLLIGTQIDLRDDPKTLARLNDMKEKPICVEQGQKLAKEEAEKSKKTFWRTVFPKTKRQIASLTNWFRHSVLGI
- the RHOQ gene encoding rho-related GTP-binding protein RhoQ isoform X1, yielding MAHGPGALMLKCVVVGDGAVGKTCLLMSYANDAFPEEYVPTVFDHYAVSVTVGGKQYLLGLYDTAGQEDYDRLRPLSYPMTDVFLICFSVVNPASFQNVKEEWVPELKEYAPNVPFLLIGTQIDLRDDPKTLARLNDMKEKPICVEQGQKLAKEIGACCYVECSALTQKGLKTVFDEAIIAILTPKKHTVKKRIGSRCINCCLIT
- the RHOQ gene encoding rho-related GTP-binding protein RhoQ isoform X3, which produces MAHGPGALMLKCVVVGDGAVGKTCLLMSYANDAFPEEYVPTVFDHYAVSVTVGGKQYLLGLYDTAGQEDYDRLRPLSYPMTDVFLICFSVVNPASFQNVKEEWVPELKEYAPNVPFLLIGTQIGACCYVECSALTQKGLKTVFDEAIIAILTPKKHTVKKRIGSRCINCCLIT